One Pseudonocardia abyssalis DNA segment encodes these proteins:
- a CDS encoding DUF305 domain-containing protein has protein sequence MNARLSSARLLAGIAAAGLILTGCAAGADTSAGTAAPGGSSSSAAQGEQNDADVAFVQGMIPHHRQAVEMADLVAGRSQNAQVIDLAARIGGGQQPEIDMMVGWLQEWGAEVPAEDGGMGGMGGMGGMDHGGDMGAMGGMMTPEQMQQLQGASGPTFDRMFLEMMTEHHRGAVEMAQTELQDGADPDALALAQKIIDTQQVEITEMDTLLQQV, from the coding sequence ATGAATGCACGGCTTTCTTCAGCGCGCCTGCTGGCCGGTATCGCGGCCGCGGGCCTGATCCTGACCGGCTGCGCGGCCGGCGCTGACACCTCCGCCGGGACCGCCGCCCCGGGCGGCTCCTCGTCGTCCGCGGCGCAGGGCGAGCAGAATGACGCGGACGTGGCGTTCGTGCAGGGCATGATCCCGCACCACCGTCAGGCGGTCGAGATGGCCGATCTGGTGGCCGGTCGTAGCCAGAATGCGCAGGTGATCGACCTGGCCGCGCGGATCGGTGGCGGGCAGCAGCCCGAGATCGACATGATGGTCGGCTGGCTCCAGGAGTGGGGCGCAGAGGTGCCCGCCGAGGACGGCGGCATGGGCGGCATGGGCGGCATGGGCGGCATGGATCACGGCGGGGACATGGGCGCCATGGGCGGGATGATGACGCCCGAGCAGATGCAGCAGCTGCAGGGCGCGTCCGGGCCGACGTTCGACCGCATGTTCCTGGAGATGATGACCGAGCACCACCGGGGCGCGGTCGAGATGGCACAGACCGAGCTGCAGGACGGTGCCGACCCGGATGCGCTCGCGTTGGCGCAGAAGATCATCGATACCCAGCAGGTCGAGATCACCGAGATGGACACGCTGCTCCAGCAGGTCTAA
- a CDS encoding DUF6153 family protein, whose translation MIRSVALRGRRAIMLGVLVAGLFVGLVGMHHLSVMTPDSAAISAAAMAGSDMEPGPAHSGEDHGSASLHLCLAVLTAVAVLLVSAVLWRRPGPARVAPRAGTSGVRPAPRAPPATAPARLALLCVLRT comes from the coding sequence ATGATCAGGTCCGTGGCGCTGCGAGGACGACGGGCAATCATGCTCGGCGTCCTGGTCGCCGGTCTGTTCGTCGGCCTGGTGGGGATGCACCATCTATCCGTGATGACGCCGGACAGTGCGGCCATCTCCGCTGCGGCGATGGCCGGATCCGACATGGAGCCGGGCCCTGCACATTCCGGCGAGGACCACGGATCCGCGTCGCTCCATCTGTGCCTGGCCGTGCTCACCGCCGTCGCCGTCCTTCTGGTGTCGGCGGTGCTGTGGCGGCGTCCCGGCCCAGCCCGGGTCGCGCCTCGCGCGGGCACGTCCGGTGTGCGTCCGGCGCCGCGCGCCCCACCGGCAACCGCCCCGGCACGACTCGCCCTGCTCTGCGTCCTGCGGACGTGA
- a CDS encoding ATP-dependent nuclease: protein MFVRALVVTGFRNLDGLIPLCEPLAVLLGENNAGKSSVIDALRLLFTPETGPRGRKWITEQDFRHDPAGVRTTDVLELEAQLTGLTAEEQARMVTCLAPSLGAGCARLRLRATRRMTGRVDVEWFGGDSQHSEVEAWAREAVVFTYLPALRDAAADLRPGRDNRLVGLLAALAPVGHDDRVEIERITAEANAALGQVGAVVEARTSIQRRLGGMTGSGGFTQHSDLAFADPRFDRIVATLRALAGPSVPLELAENGLGYNNLIYIAVVLAALADNRDAALRLLLVEEPEAHLHPQLQDLLMRYLESESGNGTQVVLSSHSPNLASAARVERVTVMIGGTEDSPSSARAPREFGLGPRELGHLRRFLDATKSSLLFARGVILVEGVAEQLLLPVLADRLGRPLPRHGVAVINVGGVAFAPFIGLFGPDRLPCRCVVLSDADPPAAGPDIAEDPPDMSARASALLGMESDTLRVRLARRTLEWDLAATGNWKVLVAALLPIKPRVAGRLATELAPLGDEERADRILAAIADVKGRFAQELAAIIEIPTIGFHVPPYIREAVEWVTP, encoded by the coding sequence GTGTTTGTTCGTGCACTTGTCGTAACCGGCTTCCGCAATCTGGATGGCTTGATCCCGCTGTGCGAGCCGCTGGCGGTGCTGTTGGGGGAGAACAACGCGGGCAAATCGAGCGTCATCGACGCGCTGCGTCTTTTGTTCACTCCGGAGACCGGGCCACGGGGCCGGAAATGGATCACCGAGCAGGACTTCCGGCACGACCCTGCTGGAGTTCGCACCACGGACGTCCTGGAGCTGGAGGCGCAGCTCACCGGGCTGACCGCCGAGGAGCAGGCGCGGATGGTGACCTGCCTCGCGCCGTCGCTGGGGGCGGGATGCGCGAGGCTGCGGCTACGGGCGACGAGGCGCATGACAGGTCGGGTCGACGTCGAGTGGTTCGGCGGGGACAGCCAGCACTCCGAAGTCGAGGCGTGGGCTCGTGAAGCGGTCGTCTTCACGTACCTGCCGGCGCTGCGGGACGCCGCGGCGGACCTGCGCCCGGGCCGGGACAACCGGCTCGTGGGACTGCTCGCCGCACTGGCCCCCGTCGGGCACGATGATCGGGTCGAGATCGAGCGGATCACCGCGGAGGCCAACGCTGCACTGGGCCAGGTCGGAGCGGTCGTCGAGGCCCGGACGAGCATCCAGAGACGCCTGGGCGGTATGACCGGCTCGGGCGGGTTCACGCAGCACTCGGACCTGGCGTTCGCCGATCCCCGCTTCGACCGGATCGTGGCGACGCTGCGTGCGCTGGCTGGGCCGTCTGTGCCGCTCGAGCTGGCCGAGAACGGGCTGGGCTACAACAACCTGATCTACATCGCGGTCGTGCTGGCTGCGCTGGCCGACAATCGGGACGCAGCGTTGCGACTGCTGCTCGTGGAGGAGCCCGAGGCCCATCTGCATCCACAGCTCCAGGACCTGCTCATGCGCTATCTGGAGAGCGAGAGCGGCAACGGCACGCAGGTCGTGCTGTCGAGCCACTCCCCGAACCTGGCATCGGCGGCCCGTGTGGAGCGGGTGACAGTCATGATCGGCGGGACGGAGGACTCGCCCAGCTCGGCGCGGGCGCCGCGCGAGTTCGGCCTCGGTCCGCGCGAGCTCGGGCATCTCCGCCGGTTCCTGGACGCGACGAAGTCATCGCTGCTGTTCGCCCGGGGCGTGATCCTCGTCGAGGGGGTGGCCGAGCAGCTCCTGTTGCCCGTGCTCGCCGACCGGTTGGGTCGGCCATTGCCCCGGCACGGTGTCGCCGTGATCAACGTCGGGGGCGTGGCCTTCGCGCCGTTCATCGGGCTGTTCGGCCCGGATCGCCTTCCCTGCCGGTGCGTGGTTCTCTCCGACGCCGATCCGCCGGCGGCCGGACCGGACATCGCCGAGGACCCACCGGACATGTCCGCCCGCGCGTCCGCCCTCCTCGGGATGGAGAGCGACACCTTGCGGGTTCGCCTCGCCCGCAGAACCCTGGAATGGGACCTGGCCGCCACAGGGAACTGGAAGGTGCTCGTCGCAGCGCTGCTGCCGATCAAGCCCCGGGTCGCCGGTCGACTCGCAACCGAACTCGCCCCGCTGGGCGACGAGGAGCGGGCCGATCGGATCCTCGCCGCGATCGCCGACGTCAAAGGCAGGTTCGCGCAGGAACTCGCCGCCATCATCGAGATCCCGACCATCGGGTTTCACGTTCCGCCGTACATCCGGGAAGCAGTGGAATGGGTCACGCCGTGA
- a CDS encoding UvrD-helicase domain-containing protein, with protein MTDPLDEPGYLTPAQRLVVDAPPDFLLTACPGSGKTRTAGARFVVRAEAGDRVAATSYTNIGVDQIREVISSELGRTVGPESFIGTFHKFLLQYVFHPFGHIVMGCSSPHLVDAENAGDDVRLNGDNRWRVPLGGFRFRPDGSLLYCGRGLPGWSRERVTAAGSADAAIMKWRAAARGRATFDDAMYWSLRVLRDVPGVAAAVAGRFDELMVDEAQDTSELQLACLIELSGTGRLRSLVLIGDVDQSIYAFQGASPQGVYRLVADRGMRSVPLVENHRSSQLICDVAVHFCSRHRPDVAVGEHSDFTARPEIVFYDPALPSTATDQFLGRIAALGIDPTSTTVLARNNALVALLNNQAGRVGCASRPTALGRAVMALRHGTAGRHDLHAVDKVIAYAAWGEADSLDGLDAEGRREVRNATIGLITAAPALGLPLQQWIRDAAVVLRGVTSELVAVPARRPGDVLRSAADQGDVVAGDHFTRPSPGFAARSVHDVKGATREAVLVVARARTSAYRPPEADTWTAHLRGEQVPPEHAEEQRILYVALTRARKYCAIALPINTSPAVIDSLQRAGFLRRPIDSG; from the coding sequence GTGACCGACCCGCTCGACGAACCCGGCTACCTCACACCGGCGCAGCGTCTGGTGGTCGACGCCCCGCCCGACTTCCTGCTGACCGCGTGTCCAGGGAGCGGGAAGACCCGAACCGCCGGGGCGAGGTTCGTGGTTCGCGCGGAGGCCGGCGATCGGGTCGCAGCCACGTCCTACACGAACATCGGGGTCGACCAGATCCGCGAGGTGATCAGCTCCGAGCTCGGAAGAACCGTCGGCCCGGAAAGCTTCATCGGCACCTTCCACAAGTTCCTGCTCCAGTACGTCTTCCATCCCTTCGGCCACATCGTGATGGGCTGTTCGTCACCGCACCTCGTCGACGCTGAGAATGCGGGCGACGACGTCCGCCTGAACGGCGACAACCGCTGGCGAGTCCCGCTCGGCGGGTTCCGCTTCCGTCCGGACGGATCGCTGCTCTACTGCGGCAGGGGACTGCCTGGCTGGAGCCGCGAGCGGGTCACCGCAGCCGGCAGCGCGGATGCCGCGATCATGAAATGGCGTGCCGCGGCCCGTGGACGGGCGACTTTCGACGACGCGATGTACTGGTCTCTACGTGTGCTGCGTGACGTGCCGGGAGTGGCTGCCGCCGTGGCGGGCCGATTCGACGAACTGATGGTCGACGAGGCGCAGGACACAAGCGAGTTGCAACTCGCTTGCCTCATCGAGCTGTCCGGCACAGGGCGGCTGCGGTCACTGGTCCTCATCGGTGATGTTGATCAGTCGATCTACGCTTTCCAGGGCGCCAGCCCGCAGGGCGTGTACCGGCTGGTGGCCGACCGGGGGATGCGGTCGGTCCCGCTCGTGGAGAACCACCGATCGTCACAGCTCATCTGCGACGTGGCCGTCCACTTCTGTTCCCGGCACCGGCCGGACGTGGCTGTCGGCGAGCACTCCGACTTCACGGCGCGGCCGGAGATCGTCTTCTATGACCCCGCCCTGCCGTCGACGGCGACCGACCAGTTCCTCGGCCGGATCGCCGCGCTGGGAATCGACCCGACGAGCACGACCGTGCTCGCGCGCAACAACGCGCTCGTCGCCCTTCTCAACAACCAGGCCGGGCGAGTCGGCTGTGCCTCGCGACCCACGGCGTTGGGACGCGCGGTGATGGCGTTGCGTCACGGGACAGCGGGTCGCCACGACCTCCACGCGGTCGACAAGGTCATCGCCTACGCGGCCTGGGGGGAGGCTGACAGCCTCGACGGTCTCGATGCCGAGGGACGGCGGGAGGTCCGGAACGCCACCATTGGCCTGATCACCGCGGCGCCCGCGCTTGGCCTGCCGCTGCAACAGTGGATCCGCGATGCGGCCGTCGTGCTCCGCGGTGTCACCAGCGAGCTGGTCGCCGTGCCGGCGCGACGGCCCGGTGACGTTCTGCGCAGCGCGGCGGATCAAGGCGATGTCGTAGCGGGCGACCACTTCACGCGCCCCTCGCCGGGCTTCGCCGCGCGCTCGGTCCACGATGTGAAGGGTGCGACGCGGGAGGCCGTCCTGGTCGTGGCGCGTGCCCGGACATCCGCTTACCGCCCGCCCGAGGCCGACACATGGACCGCGCATCTCCGTGGGGAGCAGGTGCCACCCGAGCATGCGGAGGAGCAGCGGATCCTCTACGTGGCACTCACGCGGGCCCGGAAGTACTGCGCCATCGCGCTCCCCATCAACACCTCACCGGCGGTGATCGACAGCCTGCAGCGGGCCGGTTTCCTCAGGAGGCCGATCGACAGCGGGTGA
- a CDS encoding NADH-quinone oxidoreductase subunit A has product MTMAAEFGPALLLIAVAAAGVSLVYGWSFLVRQAPGVVTVEPFLAGTPPVQHAVSRYHVRWYTITMVFLAFDMEMVFMYPWAVVVAQIGPKAVIEMFSFLAVLLVGVVYAWREGAFRWT; this is encoded by the coding sequence ATGACGATGGCGGCGGAGTTCGGACCGGCCCTGTTGCTGATTGCCGTGGCAGCAGCGGGGGTGTCGCTGGTCTACGGGTGGTCGTTCCTGGTGCGGCAGGCGCCCGGGGTGGTGACGGTCGAGCCGTTCCTGGCCGGAACGCCCCCGGTGCAGCACGCCGTGTCCCGCTACCACGTGCGCTGGTACACGATCACGATGGTCTTCCTGGCCTTTGACATGGAGATGGTGTTCATGTACCCGTGGGCTGTCGTCGTGGCGCAGATCGGGCCGAAGGCCGTGATCGAGATGTTCAGCTTCCTGGCCGTGCTGCTCGTCGGGGTCGTGTACGCCTGGCGCGAAGGGGCGTTCCGGTGGACATGA
- a CDS encoding MFS transporter: protein MTSATNPAEPLAGRREWMALGLLVLPSLLLFMMLTVLFLAIPYLAADLQPSSTQTLWILDIYGFLMAGFLVLMGAVADRIGHRTLLIAGASIFGIVSVLAAFTGDPAMLILWRAVLGIAAAMQMPATLGLIFTIFRDAKQRGVAIGTWAAGISAGVALGPLLSGLLLEAFSWRATFLVAVPVMAIVVIGAPLLLPGHHGSQDAKLDFFSALLLLATLLPLIYGIKSLATGGSLAVSAASIVTGVAFGIWFVLRQLRSAAPLIDVRLFRNRTVSGALGVFILSATGLGGVYLMFTQFLQLVKGLSPIQTGFAILPAALVLIVVATSSPIIARRFRPGNVIATGLAVQVVGYLLLTQVDAATGLPLLIAGFVVLYPAVAPSMALTTDLVVGSVPPEKAGSAGGLASTVNDLGISLGVAIIGSIGAAVYTGQVATTLPAGLPADADAAARESLDNAVAVAGLVPADLGTPLLGAARDAFSSGLNAGAATAAVIAAAGATLAATLLRHVPPTGSTAAVSPAEPVETGAATDR, encoded by the coding sequence ATGACCTCGGCGACGAACCCGGCCGAGCCACTCGCCGGGCGCAGAGAATGGATGGCGCTGGGCCTGCTGGTCTTGCCGTCACTGCTGCTGTTCATGATGTTGACCGTCCTATTCCTGGCCATCCCGTACCTGGCCGCCGACCTCCAGCCCAGCAGCACCCAGACGCTGTGGATCCTGGACATCTACGGCTTCCTGATGGCCGGGTTCCTCGTCCTGATGGGTGCCGTCGCCGACCGGATCGGGCACCGGACCCTGCTGATCGCGGGCGCGTCGATCTTCGGGATCGTGTCCGTCCTCGCCGCGTTCACCGGCGACCCTGCGATGCTGATCCTGTGGCGCGCCGTGCTGGGCATCGCCGCCGCCATGCAGATGCCGGCCACCCTCGGCCTGATCTTCACGATCTTCCGCGACGCCAAGCAGCGCGGCGTCGCGATCGGCACCTGGGCCGCCGGCATCTCCGCCGGCGTCGCACTCGGGCCGCTGCTGTCCGGGCTGCTCCTGGAGGCGTTCTCCTGGCGCGCGACGTTCCTGGTCGCCGTCCCGGTCATGGCGATCGTCGTGATCGGCGCACCCCTGCTGCTCCCCGGCCACCACGGCTCCCAGGACGCCAAGCTGGACTTCTTCAGCGCGCTGCTCCTGCTCGCAACGCTGCTGCCCCTGATCTACGGCATCAAGTCACTCGCCACCGGCGGGTCGCTCGCCGTCTCCGCTGCGTCCATCGTGACCGGCGTCGCCTTCGGGATCTGGTTCGTGCTGCGCCAGCTCCGCTCGGCGGCACCCCTGATCGACGTGCGCCTGTTCCGCAACCGCACCGTCAGCGGCGCCTTGGGCGTATTCATCCTCTCGGCCACCGGCCTGGGCGGGGTGTACCTGATGTTCACCCAGTTCCTGCAGCTGGTGAAGGGCCTGTCACCGATCCAGACCGGGTTCGCAATCCTGCCCGCCGCGCTAGTACTCATCGTCGTCGCCACCAGCTCGCCGATCATCGCCCGCCGCTTCCGGCCCGGGAATGTCATCGCCACCGGCCTGGCCGTCCAGGTGGTCGGCTACCTCCTGCTCACCCAGGTCGACGCCGCCACCGGCCTGCCACTGCTCATCGCCGGGTTCGTCGTGCTCTACCCGGCCGTCGCCCCCTCCATGGCGCTCACCACCGACCTCGTCGTCGGCTCGGTGCCTCCGGAGAAGGCCGGCTCAGCGGGTGGCCTCGCATCCACCGTCAACGACCTGGGCATCTCCCTCGGCGTCGCCATCATCGGCAGCATCGGCGCCGCCGTGTACACCGGCCAGGTCGCCACGACCCTGCCGGCCGGGCTGCCCGCCGACGCCGACGCCGCCGCCCGCGAAAGCCTCGACAACGCCGTCGCCGTGGCCGGCCTGGTCCCGGCCGACCTCGGCACCCCGCTGCTGGGGGCGGCGAGGGACGCATTCTCCAGCGGCCTCAACGCCGGCGCGGCCACCGCCGCTGTGATCGCCGCAGCGGGGGCGACCCTGGCCGCCACCCTGCTCCGCCACGTTCCGCCGACCGGATCCACCGCCGCGGTGTCCCCGGCCGAACCCGTCGAGACCGGCGCCGCCACGGACCGCTGA
- a CDS encoding complex I subunit 1 family protein, which translates to MSPVQQGPLWTVLLVPVLLGTLALCGAAFARILEARADGRRISGVVLAAPLAESGRLLVQQRRTVVASDRFLARTGVVLVPVAAVGAALVVPLGSTAASDLSVGIVWFNAMEIVMWAALWMAGWGTNSVWGLVGGYRFVVQGMSYELPHMFALITVATGAASLSVADAVAAQDGLWFVVWMPVAFMAFLLSSLALSFAGPFDTATGRDVAGGVLAEFSGVDRLLLLAGRWLLLAAAAAMSVPLFLGGGAGPLLPPWLWTVLKTVAVLGVLVWVRSRTATVRMDRFAEFGWIVLIPLTLLQALVVAVVVVSRGTSMGGM; encoded by the coding sequence ATGAGCCCGGTGCAGCAGGGCCCGCTGTGGACGGTGTTGCTGGTGCCGGTGCTGCTGGGCACGTTGGCGCTGTGCGGCGCGGCGTTCGCCCGGATACTGGAGGCGCGGGCCGACGGGCGGCGGATCAGCGGCGTCGTCCTGGCCGCGCCGCTGGCCGAGTCGGGACGGTTGCTGGTGCAGCAGCGGCGCACGGTCGTCGCCTCGGACCGGTTCCTGGCCCGCACCGGGGTGGTGCTGGTGCCGGTGGCGGCGGTCGGGGCGGCACTGGTCGTCCCGCTCGGCTCGACCGCGGCGAGCGACTTGTCGGTGGGCATCGTGTGGTTCAACGCGATGGAGATCGTGATGTGGGCGGCGCTGTGGATGGCCGGCTGGGGCACCAACTCGGTCTGGGGTCTCGTGGGCGGGTACCGGTTCGTGGTGCAGGGGATGTCCTACGAGCTCCCGCACATGTTCGCCCTGATCACGGTGGCGACGGGGGCGGCCTCGCTGAGTGTGGCGGATGCGGTCGCCGCGCAGGACGGGTTGTGGTTCGTGGTCTGGATGCCGGTGGCGTTCATGGCGTTCCTGCTCTCCTCGCTGGCGCTGTCGTTCGCCGGGCCGTTCGACACCGCGACCGGGCGCGATGTCGCCGGTGGGGTGCTGGCCGAGTTCTCCGGGGTGGATCGGTTGCTGCTGCTGGCCGGGCGGTGGCTGCTGCTGGCCGCGGCGGCGGCGATGTCGGTGCCGCTGTTCCTCGGCGGCGGGGCGGGGCCGCTGCTGCCGCCGTGGCTGTGGACGGTGCTGAAGACAGTCGCGGTGCTGGGGGTGCTGGTGTGGGTCCGCAGCCGGACTGCGACGGTGCGGATGGACCGCTTCGCCGAGTTCGGCTGGATCGTGCTGATCCCGCTGACGCTGCTGCAGGCCCTGGTGGTGGCCGTGGTCGTGGTCAGCCGGGGCACGTCGATGGGAGGGATGTGA
- a CDS encoding SCO6880 family protein, with translation MTADPTTREDRPRLYGNWRAERGWGIGALSTPSTVILLVAVLTPLFAVSALPVAALPLAGVSAAVIAALMIRIGGISLVDVVTRRARFHRARAAGWTELSGGVLTEHPRGADLPGVLAPLQPVDVDDGRGGRHALLWHRRTGTLTAVLRCSPVGLDLADPEQTDQWVASWGALLADLGHLPLIRHIAVTVDTAPAGGTTVRDYVARALDPSAPAVARRILDELVALTPTSSAEVDTRVSVCLDPARATPKPVDLLASAVEIGRWLPGIENQLAACGVAVLGRASTGWLTGRIRAAFDPHARPQIARLNEAGHSMAWRDAGPVAAQEQWDGYRHEGGLSVSWALREAPRQAVGPAVLAPLLAPGPFPRRTTWLYDPYPAAQAAAKVENEVTSGQVRRAWAERTRRDETQRERDDRSRALQSAREEAEGAGVGRFTVYVTTTVLHDDDLPAAVADTEQRAGQSKLRLRRLRGSQAAGFAAALGLGIDPADLITHRRGR, from the coding sequence ATGACCGCGGACCCGACCACACGCGAAGACCGGCCGAGGCTCTACGGCAACTGGCGAGCCGAACGCGGCTGGGGCATCGGCGCGCTGTCCACGCCGTCCACCGTCATCCTCCTCGTCGCCGTCCTCACTCCACTCTTCGCCGTCTCGGCGCTACCCGTCGCGGCCCTCCCGCTGGCCGGTGTCAGCGCCGCCGTGATCGCCGCCCTGATGATCCGGATCGGCGGGATCAGCCTGGTTGACGTCGTCACCCGGCGAGCGCGGTTCCACCGCGCCCGCGCCGCGGGGTGGACCGAGCTTTCCGGTGGCGTCCTGACCGAGCACCCCCGCGGCGCCGACCTGCCGGGCGTCCTGGCTCCCCTGCAACCCGTCGACGTCGACGACGGCCGCGGTGGACGGCACGCCCTGCTCTGGCACCGCCGCACCGGCACCCTGACCGCCGTCCTGCGCTGCTCCCCCGTCGGCCTCGACCTCGCCGACCCCGAGCAGACGGATCAGTGGGTCGCGTCCTGGGGGGCGCTGCTCGCCGACCTCGGCCACCTCCCCCTCATCCGGCACATCGCCGTCACCGTCGACACCGCCCCCGCCGGCGGCACGACCGTCCGCGACTACGTCGCCCGCGCGCTCGATCCCAGCGCGCCCGCGGTCGCGCGCCGCATCCTCGACGAGCTCGTCGCCCTCACCCCCACCAGCAGCGCCGAGGTCGACACCCGCGTCTCCGTCTGTCTCGACCCCGCACGCGCCACCCCCAAACCGGTCGACCTCCTGGCCTCCGCGGTCGAGATCGGACGCTGGCTGCCCGGCATCGAGAACCAGCTCGCCGCCTGCGGCGTCGCCGTCCTCGGTCGGGCGTCCACGGGGTGGCTGACCGGCCGCATCCGCGCCGCGTTCGATCCGCACGCCCGGCCGCAGATCGCTCGCCTGAACGAGGCCGGCCACAGCATGGCCTGGCGCGACGCCGGCCCGGTCGCGGCGCAGGAGCAGTGGGACGGCTACCGCCACGAGGGCGGGCTATCGGTCAGCTGGGCGCTGCGCGAAGCACCGCGCCAGGCCGTGGGTCCGGCCGTGCTCGCCCCGCTGCTCGCCCCCGGCCCCTTCCCGCGACGCACCACCTGGCTCTACGACCCCTACCCCGCCGCGCAGGCCGCGGCGAAAGTCGAGAACGAAGTGACATCGGGTCAGGTCCGGCGGGCCTGGGCCGAACGCACCCGCCGCGACGAGACCCAACGCGAGCGCGACGACCGCAGCCGCGCCCTGCAGTCCGCTCGCGAGGAGGCCGAGGGAGCCGGCGTCGGCCGGTTCACCGTCTACGTGACCACCACGGTCCTGCACGACGACGACCTCCCCGCCGCCGTCGCCGACACCGAGCAACGTGCCGGCCAGTCGAAACTGCGCCTGCGACGCCTCCGCGGCTCGCAGGCCGCCGGCTTCGCCGCCGCTCTCGGGCTGGGCATCGACCCCGCCGACCTCATCACCCACCGACGCGGACGCTGA